A genome region from Pan troglodytes isolate AG18354 chromosome 3, NHGRI_mPanTro3-v2.0_pri, whole genome shotgun sequence includes the following:
- the C4H4orf36 gene encoding uncharacterized protein C4orf36 homolog isoform X2, with the protein MVVALFGVHLPRQEPWDIALLAKTWYTNLANIKLPFLEEISFGGSVQLTKCTTIKDGLLPSAESIKLEREYEVKRLCKLKCQENTSKEIQLLLRERPAGLRRPLPSK; encoded by the exons ATGGTAGTAGCGCTCTTTGGAGTTCATTTGCCAAG ACAGGAACCTTGGGATATTGCACTGCTTGCAAAGACCTGGTACACGAACCTAGCCAATATCAAGTTGCCTTTCTTGGAAGAAATTTCATTTGGTGGTTCTGTGCAGCTCACAAAATGTACCACCATTAAAGACGGACTGCTCCCTTCTGCAGAAT ctatcAAACTCGAAAGGGAGTATGAAGTGAAGCGTCTTTGTAAACTGAAGTGTCAAGAAAATACATCTAAGGAAATTCAGCTTCTCCTGAGGGAAAGGCCAGCCGGTTTGAGAAGACCTCTTCCATCTAAATGA
- the C4H4orf36 gene encoding uncharacterized protein C4orf36 homolog isoform X1: protein MAYGVPRKNTVKTILRGSCYNVQEPWDIALLAKTWYTNLANIKLPFLEEISFGGSVQLTKCTTIKDGLLPSAESIKLEREYEVKRLCKLKCQENTSKEIQLLLRERPAGLRRPLPSK from the exons ATGGCGTATGGAGTGCCAAGAAAGAACACAGTGAAAACCATTTTGCGGGGCAGTTGTTATAATgt ACAGGAACCTTGGGATATTGCACTGCTTGCAAAGACCTGGTACACGAACCTAGCCAATATCAAGTTGCCTTTCTTGGAAGAAATTTCATTTGGTGGTTCTGTGCAGCTCACAAAATGTACCACCATTAAAGACGGACTGCTCCCTTCTGCAGAAT ctatcAAACTCGAAAGGGAGTATGAAGTGAAGCGTCTTTGTAAACTGAAGTGTCAAGAAAATACATCTAAGGAAATTCAGCTTCTCCTGAGGGAAAGGCCAGCCGGTTTGAGAAGACCTCTTCCATCTAAATGA